Proteins from a genomic interval of Medicago truncatula cultivar Jemalong A17 chromosome 3, MtrunA17r5.0-ANR, whole genome shotgun sequence:
- the ENOD11 gene encoding early nodulin-11 precursor — translation MASFFLYSLGLVFLSALTLVPLGLADKSPSHNMPPNPIYTTPIHKNPTNTPVYNPPIYKPPPTYKPPIKKQPINKSPNKKPLLLKPPLPKPPHKEPPSRKRPINTPPDKKPPLLKPPFPKPPQKKPPSRKRPINTPPNKKPPLPKPPVNKPPHKKPSNKRPPPYGNQPPPSIHF, via the coding sequence ATGGCTTCCTTTTTCTTGTACTCGCTAGGGTTAGTGTTCCTTTCTGCTCTTACCCTTGTTCCTCTAGGGCTTGCTGATAAATCTCCATCCCACAATATGCCTCCAAATCCAATTTACACAACTCCAATTCACAAAAATCCAACTAACACTCCAGTTTACAATCCTCCAATTTACAAGCCTCCTCCTACTTACAAGCCTCCAATTAAAAAACAACCTATTAATAAATCACCAAACAAGAAACCACTATTGCTAAAGCCACCACTTCCTAAACCGCCGCACAAGGAACCGCCATCGCGTAAGCGACCAATTAATACACCACCAGACAAGAAACCACCATTGCTAAAGCCACCATTTCCTAAGCCACCACAGAAGAAACCGCCATCGCGTAAGCGACCAATTAATACACCACCAAACAAGAAACCACCATTGCCTAAACCACCTGTTAATAAGCCACCACACAAAAAACCATCAAACAAGAGACCACCACCTTATGGTAACCAGCCTCCACCTAGCATCCATTTCTAA